One Syngnathoides biaculeatus isolate LvHL_M chromosome 4, ASM1980259v1, whole genome shotgun sequence DNA window includes the following coding sequences:
- the sart3 gene encoding squamous cell carcinoma antigen recognized by T-cells 3, translating into MAAASNAEPTHLQEMEDDDDAEEMDEQGMDSESDGEEEGMGVDDSDDEEDDTSEDEKENEAEIQRLEEQLSINAFDYNCHVDLIKLLKHEGELLHLRKARQKMSELFPLTEEIWLDWLKDEIRLTEEEPNREKVIELFERAIKDYICPDIWLEYAQYSIGGMGSPGGIERVRSVFERAITAVGLHMTKGQMVWEAYREFENAILATVQPPPGKIPSHDEQELLNKQLQRIHALFRRQLAIPLMDMEATYAEYEEWSDHGPPEEVLHRYKNALQQREKYKPFEESLLVAETPKLAEYQAYIDFEMKEGDPARIQMTFERTLVENCLVPDMWTKYTTYLDRQLKIKDLVLSTHDRAVRNCPWTMGLWKSYLQAVERHGGTHQTVSDLFEKGLNAGFIQATDYVEIWQVYLDYLRRRVDFSQESSQELEELRGSFTRCLDYMKQDVEERFGESGDPSCNIMQIWARIEALHCKNMQKARELWDSIMTKGNAKYANMWLEYYNLERAHGDSVHCRKALHRAVQCTSDYPEHVCEVLLTFERVEGSLEDWDVAVQKTETRLNRVNEQRAKVAEKEAIQALQEEEQFEQRRKAKADKKSQKKVQKGARFGEKRKADHGLDREEWKDHTEQAPKRHKGNGEQSKEEYMETETGPFGKKAPPGSKGSAPGFNKVQQASAQKQSDDKSELRNNENSVFVSNLSYTLEEPEARLRTVFETCGPVKQIRLVSSNKGTFKGFGYVQFESASSVTEALKLDRRDVEGRPMYVSPCVDKNKNPDFKVFRYNTSMEKHKIFISGLPFSCTKEQLEEISKRHGAIKDVRLVTFRSGKPKGLAYVEFADEAQASQAVLKMDGMDVEGNKISVAISNPPRRNASKPGPSQPTANPAPHHAHGARGRGRTQVSLLPRSLNRQSGPARKVENGSASEDGAGDARPLSNADFAKMLLKK; encoded by the exons CTCTCGATCAACGCCTTTGACTACAACTGCCACGTCGATCTCATCAAACTCCTGAAGCACGAGGGGGAGCTTCTCCATCTGCGAAAGGCCAGACAGAAGATGAGCGAACTTTTTCCTCTCACAGAAG AGATCTGGCTCGACTGGCTCAAGGACGAAATCCGCCTGACCGAAGAAGAACCCAACCGAGAAAAAGTCATTGAACTTTTCGAGAGGGCGATAAAGGACTACATTT GCCCGGACATCTGGCTCGAGTACGCCCAGTACTCGATCGGCGGCATGGGCTCGCCCGGTGGCATCGAAAGGGTGAGATCTGTCTTCGAGAGGGCCATCACAGCTGTCGGGCTTCACATGACCAAGGGGCAAATGGTGTGGGAGGCCTACCGAGAATTTGAGAACGCCATCCTGGCCACGGTGCAG CCTCCTCCTGGCAAGATTCCCAGCCACGATGAGCAAGAGCTGCTGAACAAGCAGCTTCAGCGCATCCATGCGCTGTTTCGCCGCCAGCTGGCCATCCCCTTAATGG ACATGGAGGCCACTTACGCAGAGTACGAGGAATGGTCCGACCACGGGCCACCCGAGGAGGTCTTGCATCGGTACAAAAATGCTCTGCAGCAGCGGGAGAAGTACAAGCCTTTTGAAGAGTCACTA CTGGTGGCAGAGACGCCGAAACTGGCCGAGTACCAGGCCTACATCGACTTTGAAATGAAGGAAGGGGACCCGGCCCGGATTCAGATGACGTTTGAACGGACTCTGGTCGAGAACTGCTTGGTGCCAGACATGTGGACCAAATACACCACATACCTT GACCGTCAGCTGAAAATCAAAGATCTGGTTCTCTCCACTCACGATCGTGCTGTCCGAAACTGCCCGTGGACTATGGGTCTGTGGAAGAGTTACTTGCAAGCCGTAGAGAGGCACGGGGGCACTCATCAAACCGTTTCAG ATTTGTTTGAAAAGGGGCTGAACGCGGGGTTCATTCAAGCTACGGATTATGTGGAGATCTGGCAGGTGTACCTGGACTACCTGAGGAGGCGTGTGGATTTCAGCCAAG AGTCCAGTCAAGAGTTGGAGGAGCTACGAGGATCTTTCACCCGATGTCTGGACTACATGAAGCAAGATGTTGAAGAAC GCTTTGGGGAAAGTGGAGACCCTTCCTGTAACATAATGCAGATCTGGGCAAGGATAGAG GCCTTGCAttgtaaaaacatgcaaaaagcCAGAGAATTGTGGGACAGCATCATGACAAAAGGGAACGCCAAGTACGCCAACATGTGGCTGGAATACTACAACCTCGAAAG AGCTCATGGGGATTCTGTCCATTGTCGGAAAGCCCTTCACAGAGCGGTGCAGTGCACCTCCGACTACCCGGAACACGTATGTGAGGTCCTGCTCACCTTTGAGAGAGTGGAAG GCTCTTTGGAGGACTGGGATGTGGCAGTCCAGAAGACAGAGACGCGTCTGAACAGGGTTAATGAGCAACGGGCAAAG GTGGCAGAGAAAGAAGCCATCCAGGCTCTACAGGAGGAGGAACAATTTGAGCAGAGGCGGAAAGCCAAGGCGGACAAGAAGTCTCAGAAGAAAGTTCAGAAGGGCGCTCGCTTTGGCGAGAAGAGGAAAGCGGATCACGGCCTTGATCGAGAGGAGTGGAAGGACCATACAG AACAAGCTCCGAAGCGACACAAAGGAAATGGTGAGCAGAGCAAAGAAGAGTACATGGAGACCGAGACGGGACCTTTTGGGAAGAAGGCGCCTCCCGGCTCAAAAGGTTCTGCGCCCGGATTCAACAAAGTCCAGCAGGCCAGTGCACAGAAGCAAAGCGATGATAAAAGCGAGCTTCGGAACAACGAAAACAGCGTGTTTGTTAGCAACCTGTCGTACACCCTGGAGGAGCCCGAGGCCAGACTCAGGACGGTCTTCGAGACGTGCGGACCCGTCAAACAGATCCGCCTCGTCTCCAGCAACAAAGGGACCTTCAAGGGCTTCGGATACGTGCAGTTTGAAAGCGCCTCGTCGGTCACGGAGGCCCTCAAACTGGACAGACGGGACGTGGAGGGCAGGCCCATGTATGTGTCACCGTGTGTAGACAAGAACAAGAATCCAGACTTTAAG GTGTTCAGGTACAACACATCCATGGAGAAACACAAAATCTTCATCTCCGGGCTGCCGTTTTCCTGCACCAAAGAGCAACTGGAAGAGATCAGCAAGCGTCACGGCGCCATTAAAGACGTCCGTCTCGTGACCTTTCGCTCAGGAAAGCCCAAG GGTTTGGCATACGTCGAGTTTGCAGATGAAGCCCAAGCGTCTCAGGCAGTCTTGAAAATGGACGGCATGGACGTAGAGGGGAACAAAATCTCCGTTGCCATTAGCAACCCTCCTCGCAGAAACGCGAGCAAGCCCGGTCCCAGTCAGCCCACGGCGAACCCGGCGCCTCACCACGCCCACGGCGC GAGAGGGAGAGGACGCACACAAGTGTCATTGCTCCCTCGCTCTTTGAACCGCCAAAGCGGGCCGGCGAGGAAAGTGGAGAACGGGTCCGCGTCGGAGGACGGCGCCGGAGACGCCAGGCCGCTGTCCAACGCGGACTTTGCGAAGATGCTTCTGAAGAAGTAA
- the ficd gene encoding protein adenylyltransferase FICD, with protein MALVTAWRSASDRLLGGWGPLLCVFLGSLVALLTPLVGVEEQCRGSNAVAQLRCHLWGSFREPPAVQTTSLTVPLTALDLLPLKAKPSKEMIFEARAALQQAQEMKKHGKREKAHKLLAHALSLNPDYVDALTELGTILEEDKDVVQADHLYTKALAISPCNERALMSRDRTLPLVEEIDQRHFGVIDSKVRRLMSIPKGNSALRRVMEETYYHHIYHTVAIEGSTLTLSEIRHILETRYAVPGKSLQEQNEAIGVDAAMKYINTTLLSRTGTIGVGDILEIHRRVLGYVDPVEGGRLRTNQVFVGHHIPPHPRDLQQHMQELVQWLNSDEALQLHPVEYAALAHYKLVYVHPFVDGNGRTSRLLMNLVLMRARYPPITIRKEQRAEYYAALDTANEGDVRPFIRFIAKCTEITLDTLLISTAEHPVGLPGSRQDQACPDCKHTIPVHN; from the exons ATGGCGCTGGTGACTGCGTGGCGATCCGCTAGCGACCGTCTCCTCGGAGGATGGGGCCCGCTTCTGTGCGTCTTCCTGGGCTCCCTGGTGGCCCTGTTGACGCCACTCGTCGGGGTGGAGGAGCAGTGCCGGGGCTCGAATGCCGTCGCGCAGCTCCGCTGCCACCTGTGGGGGAGCTTCCGGGAGCCCCCGGCTGTGCAGACTACCAGCCTCACCGTCCCCCTGACGGCCCTCGACCTGCTTCCTCTGAAGGCCAAGCCCAGCAAAG AAATGATTTTTGAGGCCAGAGCGGCGCTGCAGCAGGCCCAGGAGATGAAGAAACACGGCAAGAGGGAGAAAGCCCACAAGCTGCTGGCCCACGCGCTCAGTCTGAATCCGGACTACGTGGACGCCCTGACCGAGCTGGGGACTATTCTGGAGGAGGACAAGGACGTGGTGCAGGCGGACCACCTGTACACCAAGGCTTTGGCCATCTCGCCTTGTAACGAGCGGGCCCTGATGAGCCGAGACCGCACCCTGCCCCTGGTGGAGGAGATAGACCAGCGCCACTTCGGCGTCATCGACAGCAAAGTCCGCAGGCTCATGTCCATCCCCAAAGGGAATTCGGCGCTACGTCGGGTGATGGAGGAGACCTACTACCACCACATCTACCACACGGTGGCCATCGAAGGCAGCACCCTCACTTTGTCGGAGATCCGCCACATCCTGGAGACGCGTTACGCCGTCCCCGGCAAGAGCTTGCAGGAGCAGAACGAGGCCATCGGCGTGGACGCGGCCATGAAGTACATCAACAccacgctgctgtccaggacGGGAACCATCGGCGTCGGCGACATCCTGGAGATCCACAGACGAGTGCTGGGCTACGTGGACCCCGTGGAGGGGGGGCGCTTGCGCACCAACCAAGTGTTCGTGGGCCACCACATCCCGCCCCACCCTCGGGACCTGCAGCAGCACATGCAGGAGCTGGTCCAGTGGCTCAACTCCGACGAGGCGCTGCAGCTGCACCCGGTCGAGTACGCCGCCCTGGCTCACTACAAACTGGTCTACGTGCACCCGTTCGTGGACGGCAACGGGCGCACGTCGCGGCTTTTGATGAACCTCGTCCTCATGCGAGCGCGGTACCCGCCCATCACCATCCGCAAAGAGCAGCGGGCCGAGTACTACGCGGCGCTGGACACGGCCAACGAGGGCGACGTGCGTCCCTTCATCCGTTTCATCGCCAAATGCACCGAGATCACGCTGGACACCTTGCTGATCTCCACCGCCGAGCACCCCGTGGGGCTCCCGGGGTCGCGGCAGGACCAGGCCTGTCCCGACTGCAAACACACCATCCCGGTTCACAACTGA